AATAAAGGGGCCGAGAGGACTGGACGTATTGGGGAAAGCAGATCCCGAGGTAAACTTATTAATTACCTTATTGCACAAAGaaatcattattattttttattattataaatgaataatttatataaatatgtaaataagtAATTTATAAACTAAGTAATTTATGTGTCAATCACTTACGATAAAGTTTTAGACTATGAATTTGGAATTTGAAGAAGTGGATTAGTTTGTGCTTGATTGGGACTACAACTTACAAAGCTCTTTTTAGTGCTAAATCTATTTGAATTTATTTTTGGACCATTTCCCTGAACACAAATTATCATAATGAATATTTCCGAAATGTCTGGACTAGAATACATCAGTATGCAAAGTGTTAGATAACATATAATAAGTTAGGGTTGGAATACTGTAAGTTAAGGCTTAGTATATTATAAGGTGGGATTATATTAATGTTATAAATGCTAAAGGTGTTAGGAAATCATTAATGTAACCTGTCATAATTTATGTGAAAACCTCAAAGACATTCGCTACATGTGGATGGATTGTTCTTGGATACAAACATGCAACTTAATAAATAATTACCCTGAACCATGGTTATCCTATCCACTTTAAGATAGTAATTTTTGCTAAATTAACAAATAAAGACATTAACATCGAAGAGCTTGTGACTGCACGAGTTATCTACGACTCTCTGGACGCTGACGTAGCGGCCACAGACACCCACTGGTTTAAGGAGATCGATGTAGCCGCCGCCGTAGGAATATGGTCCAGGATACGTGGCGTacagggcccaggagctgaagtttcCATTGGTAACGTTTGTAGAGCCCACGCGTACCTGTGGGGACATTATAGCCCAAGATGTAATACTGAAGAAGGAAATATTAATTTTTCTCTGCACTCTTGTCAAAAGTAGAAGGTACTCGGGCTGATGAGGCAATGTCAAAAATTCGATTAAGGACGTGAGGCAAAGGATATCCAACAGAGGAAGGAGGACGTAAAACACAAAAGACAGTCGAGGGAAAAAGTGAATCCAGGACTGAAGCGAAGGATGGGAAGCCAACatcaaggtggtggtggttaaggcATTGAAAACATCTCCATTTCACAAGAGAACTTAAGTAGGAACACTAAGTAGGAGAACTGTACGTCGTAACAAAGATGGTAGGAGAATACTGGTTGTTAGGAATTCTCAGGTATGCTTGGGTCGACCCAAGTACCTGACTGACCCGGGCTCTCAACACTTATATGATGGAGTCTCACATTACATACTATGTATGTCTCGCACATCTTTACATTACCTCGATGTCACGGAAGTATGGAGAGTCATCGGGCGCCCCTCGGGGCAGGAGCTGGATCCGGCAGATGCAAAAGACGTTCGCCAGGTCCAGCATCCACCACGGTCTCGTCCCTCCAGCAATCGATGAAAACCAGGTGGTCAGGTAGGCGTCTATTGCTTTACTCTGGTCGAAGTCGCTGTTTACGATGACAaagataaaattaaaaaaaaagtggaaaGTGATAGGTTTGTGAGGATGTGACAGGCGGAAGTGACCATTTGGGGTGGAGAGAAATATTGTTCAAGCCCGTTAGTGTAACGAGATTTTAGAGCTAAGTTAATTGCGATTTAAATTATCAACATAAAACTTACTTGTTATTTAAAGAACTAATAATCTCAGACCAGTAAAATACGAGGCCGTCGAAATACCATCAACCATAATGAACACTGTCAGTAATTTAAAACATTGTCCAATAATACATTCAATATTATAATAATGTTAAATATTAAAATTATGATCAAAGCTACAGACTAGATCAGGCTCCATAAACCGCTGGGTGAGTCTCTGGGAGATGACCAGAACAACGTTTGTTATCTTCACACCACGTATTTCACAACTTTGTATTCTTCGCAAATTCAACAAAATATAAAACTGTTTACTTAGTTTACGCCAGGACTAATATGCAAATTGCAATAATCATtttatttaatacaaggggaTTCAAGGGCTTTAAGTAATTGTTTTAGATTCAATCCAGTTAATTCGATGCTTTATATCACCCACACGACCGTAAGGTAGACTTTTGGCATTTTCACTGGAGTggtcactccagaccgacaacctgagcacaactccatagtctcctgagactgatggatgcctactaactGTCCTTACAGTCTCGTGAATCGTGCAACCCAGCTATCTTAACCAAATGGCTATATCAATACATACGGACTATAAAAGCTGCTAGCGTAGGCGGTCTTGCCGGCGTGGGCGACCTCTTGAAGGGCAGAGCAATCTGGTATGTTGGTCAGCGTGTACCTCATGTGTGTCGCTCCTACTGCTTCACCAGCTCCTCCGACCGTGCACACGCCACCTTGGAGACCAAAATATGGGAAATTTAGTTAGGTGTTAATACGTTGTTCTGATCGTTGTCTGTATCTTAGTTCTGTTTCTATCCATTCTGTGATTGTATTCGCTCGTTTCTAATTTCGTTTTAAAGCTTAGATAGAGACCTGCTAAGAGATAAAGCCCCCAAGGAACCTTATCTGGGGTTGAACCAGTTAATCATACCAGAGTGGGGATCTCTGTGTTCTGTAAGGGCCACAGTAACCTGCTAGCCTCTGCTGACCTTGGAAGGAGAAGGTGAATCCTTGATGCATGGTACAGATGAGGGCGCACATGATCCTCGACATTGTGGTGAACTGGCTGGTGTCGTTGGCTAGGCACCTTATGGGCGTTTCTCCCATGTAAACAGTGGCAGCTTTCACGCCCACGCCAACTACCAATATCCACGCCCAACGCCAGCGTACCAGCAGCAGCTTGGCCATGTCCGCTTCGTTGTCCTCACCAGATGCTAGAgtataaaataataaaacaatcCGTTTGATATTGCTACGGCTGGTCGGGGTCCCCATGACTCAGTGACAGGGGTCATGTTCTGACCCACACAACAATTTTTTTGGCACGGCCCACCGGCTAGGTGTTTCCGAAGGGCTACACTGGTCTCTGGAAAATGAGTAACAATTTCCTGCTATCAATACTTTGGCCGCAGTAACAAAACAGACACTCCATTCACAGCTTCAAAAGGCTTTCCCAACCACCCACTCATTTTCTAAACTAAATGagtaactattatatttttgAAATTTCACACTTTCTGAACTCCTCTCCCTAGCGACCACTCACACGCAAATGTTAGACTATTTAttgttatatataaaaaaatagataTAATAAGTTAAATAAATTGGTTTGGTAATTTTCTCCATACACAATAATTTGCCTCAGTAGCAAAATATATAATTCTTACTCTTTAAGGCGGAGCTCTTTCGATATCAACACTGGCGGGGACTCCTTGGCTTACTGATTGTGGGCCCTGTAGCCTCGCGCTGATGAAACCTGTTGTTGACCCGTGCGTCTTCTATTGGTCAATGGCTGCCATCCAAGACGTCTCCTATTGATCATTAGCTGCCATCTAGGAACTTAAGGTAGAATAATGGAGGTTCTTAGGATGGATTTAGTCCAGAACGTTTACTGGACTGAATTCCTACCATTTGTAAAAACAAAGGACATTCTTGATGTAAGTTTAACGTGAATTTCATAACAGAAATAATCTTAATACATATAAATTGAAGACCAAGTAGAAAAATATATTTAGCTATGGCAAATTTCCTTGGGATTAATTCCTTCGCATAGCAGAGTATTACTGATACACTTCGCTTTCTATATTATTAGCAAGAATGACATGCTAATTTACCTTGTATCGGAAGTCTAACAACCACAATGTTTTTCCTATTTTAATATTGTTATATCGACGCAATACGGATACTCATTCGTATTATAAAAAACCTGGAAGATTCTTAATAAGAATAAAGCTAAACTCACAACGTTCGCTCACAGAGGGAAGGCTTCTTCTGGGACAGAGGAAGTGCTTCTGGTAGCATTAGGCTCTGAAAGCTTGAGCCGCGTGTACATTGTGACGCTATGGTCACGCCACTTACCTCGTGCATacaatatatgtactgtatattgtgttttttaaataaaaaaacagATTgtgtttttttaatttaaaatgttAAATGTTGTTTGTATATGCACTATTGTGCATGCACAGTATTGACTTGTTCTTTATGGAAAATGTAGCAAATTGTGCACAGGATGTTGTATCAAAGTGTTTTCCCACTGTGAAATCTTTgtgaatatatacagtacattttttcttgtacattattaagaaAACAAATAACTTTGATGGGACTTAAAAACACTGAGTGACtgagtgattatttgtatttggagGTTAAGACTAATTAATAATTTACTTGCATCTGCCATTGTTTAGCCATGACAAAGTGATGAGGTGAGAATAACTTACATTATTATTCTATCGCTTATTTATTGTTTCACAACTACATTAATTACAGCCCATCCTCcaataatgatagttcttatagcaaCTTCAGTCATTGGTAATACGTAAAAAATGGAGTATTAGACCCAAAGAGTTcatatttttatattataaaattagctcaaataacaaagaaaattgaAGGTAACTAAACAACTACAAAGTTAATTAAAAACATGAACATTGTTGGCTTTAACAATTCAGTTTTATACGTTCAACCAAATAATTGCCAGTACTATAATTTTATGATTGAGTAATTGGTATATATACAGTACTCTGTACAGTACTGTGTACAATACTGTATACATGTACAAAAAcagtgtacagtattgtgtattgttctctcCAGGACTTCTTCTGTCTGGCACACATGCCTAACTGATCAtgacattactgtcacatttcttTATACTATATACTGTAgcattaaaattaaatttttcaGTTTAGCTTTGTCAGTTAAAATTGACCATTAATGAGTAGAGTTAAAGTGCTATTTTGAAAGTAAAATCAAAGTAATTTAATCAATTTTTCATTCATTTCTTCTATATTATATAAAATCAAGGATTTACTGCATCTTAAGTTACACACTACTTACAGAAGCATTGGGGAAAGCGGAACCCAAGGTAATCTCACTGTAAGAATGAGCTTATTGTACAAAGATATCACATTagcttattattattttattattattataaataaataatgaataaTTTATAAAGATATGTAAATACGTAATTTATAAACAAAGTAATTTATGTGTCAATCACTTATGAATAAAGTTTTAGATTATGAATTTGGAATTTGAAGAAGTGGATTAGTTTGTGCATGAGTAGGACTACGACAACTTACAAAGCTCTTTTTAGTGCTAAATCTATTAGAATTTTTTTCTGGACCATTTCCCTGAACACAAATTATCATAATGATTATGTCCGAAATATCCTGACTAGAATATATCAGTATGCAAATTGAGATATAACATATAATAAGTTAGGGTTGGTATACTGTAAGTTAAGGCTTAGTATATTACAAACTGGGATTATATTTGTGTTATAAATGCTAAAAGTGTTAGGAAATGAGTGCAATCATTTATTCAAAAAACTCTCCCCCTTTATAACTCCTTTAAAAAAACTCaccttctttaaaaaaaaaatcttttaaaaactctcctcctcctcctcctcctccagacatcACTCTGTactcctactcaaatctctgaatatgttaaatattaagtcactgcacatactctcatgtgtgttatatatatatatatatatatatatatatatatatatatatatatatatatatatatatatatatatatatatatatatatatatatatatatatatatatataaaacggaaAACTGTAATGTcactcctgaccttaaaagcttcctagaaggttgtaacagatcccatgagcaccacaccagaaacaaatacctatttgatattccaagagtacgacttgatCAAACTAGAAATACTTTACAAATCataggacccagaatgtggaatgaccttcccaatcatgttaaagactgtatctttctcaaccagtttaagataaaaactaagtactacctaattaactctatgtaacctacctcacccctaaaatgtcaacccatgtctactattttaaacaatgctgtttgttgaccaaattgtatatttgctattttttttTGCCATGTtccctcctttttttattttctcaacacaatttatactttaatctcaattagtattaagttttagtcttggtgtttttcctgcccgaaacgctttgcgtaatagtgactttaggcattgtatatactagccctctcttctttctcatctacattaatcaccttccacatgcctctcaacacctcaaaccaattctttttactgatgacacaaccttcattttctccagtcctgacccctctTGTTTTAAAtgacacagtgaatactgaattaaataaagtccatctttggctaactgccaacaaactcacccttaaatttgacaaaactttctatattttgtttggcaataaatcctcaaataaaattaatataataataaataatacccAAGTTAGAAAGAAAGTAGATGACAAATTTCTTGGTGTTCTCATcgacaacaagctgaatttcaagggacacattctaaatatatcacaaaaagtttctaaaactgttggctttctttctaagatcagatattatgtaccacgtccttccctggtgacgctctattactcttatctatccttatctcaattatggtatttgtgcttggggttctactacacaaaatcatttacgtcctctaattattcaacacaaagttgctattaggacaatatctaactctggccccagacagcactcggtacccttactcaaatctatgaatatgtttgatattaagtcactgcacatcctctcatgtgtgctctatatatttaaaactctgaaatgCAATGTCAATCCTAaccttagaagcttcctagaCGGTTGTGacagaactcatgggcatcacgccaaaaacaaatacctatttgatattccaagagtgcgacttaaccaaactagaaatgctctacaaatcaagggacttagaatgtggaatgacctccaaaATCATGTTAAAGGCTGTACCTATCTCAactagtttaagagtaaaaccaagtactacctaataaacgaatccacaagggccgtgacgaggatttgaacctacgtccgagtaCATCCCAGAcgatgccttaatcgactgagctacgacatgaccATGACGTCATtgtcaattcttttgaccatgtcgtatctcagtcgattaattaaggcagcgtctgggatgttctcggacgtaggttcaaatcctcgtcacggcccttgtggatttgttcatttgatgcatcacgctattgtgatttctgtgtgtaatcaagtactacctaattaactccatgtaacctaccttaactcctaaatgtcaacccatggcttgctttttttaaacaatgctgttggttctccaacttgtacaattgatgatttctgccatgttccccctttttttttattccttttttcaacacaatttatacctaatcccaattactattaagttttagtctaagtgttttttcccataccttgccggaaacgcta
The DNA window shown above is from Procambarus clarkii isolate CNS0578487 chromosome 82, FALCON_Pclarkii_2.0, whole genome shotgun sequence and carries:
- the LOC123764455 gene encoding uncharacterized protein isoform X2 encodes the protein MAKLLLVRWRWAWILVVGVGVKAATVYMGETPIRCLANDTSQFTTMSRIMCALICTMHQGFTFSFQGGVCTVGGAGEAVGATHMRYTLTNIPDCSALQEVAHAGKTAYASSFYSPDFDQSKAIDAYLTTWFSSIAGGTRPWWMLDLANVFCICRIQLLPRGAPDDSPYFRDIEVRVGSTNVTNGNFSSWALYATYPGPYSYGGGYIDLLKPVGVCGRYVSVQRVVDNSCSHKLFDVNVFIC
- the LOC123764455 gene encoding uncharacterized protein isoform X1 encodes the protein MGTPTSRSNIKRIVLLFYTLASGEDNEADMAKLLLVRWRWAWILVVGVGVKAATVYMGETPIRCLANDTSQFTTMSRIMCALICTMHQGFTFSFQGGVCTVGGAGEAVGATHMRYTLTNIPDCSALQEVAHAGKTAYASSFYSPDFDQSKAIDAYLTTWFSSIAGGTRPWWMLDLANVFCICRIQLLPRGAPDDSPYFRDIEVRVGSTNVTNGNFSSWALYATYPGPYSYGGGYIDLLKPVGVCGRYVSVQRVVDNSCSHKLFDVNVFIC